From Phyllopteryx taeniolatus isolate TA_2022b chromosome 18, UOR_Ptae_1.2, whole genome shotgun sequence, the proteins below share one genomic window:
- the rhag gene encoding ammonium transporter Rh type A yields MPAYATNMRLKFSIVALGLEVITIILFAVFVVYDDGKAHGHDAHGGNDTGNHRPEMELYPMFQDVHVMIFIGFGFLMTFLKRYGFSSVGINLLLAAFGLQWGLLMQGVWHLDDGKIKINIFKIINADFSTATVLISFGAVLGKTSPVQLLIMTILEISIFSINEHLVAEVMRANDVGASMIIHAYGAYFGLAVARVLYRPGLRNGHENDGSVYHSDMFAMIGTVFLWMFWPSFNSAIADPGFTQLTAVINTYLSLAACVLSAYAISSLVEHKGKLDMVHIQNATLAGGVAVGTCADMSIGPFGAMLIGLVAGIISTLGFKYLTPVLASNLGIQDTCGVHNLHGMPGILGGLAGIVAVALGKKDGGQATMQAAALASSLGFALVGGAITGLIMKLPIWGQPPDQNCFDDSLYWEVPAEEEENEESLAHADHSKNKADV; encoded by the exons ATGCCTGCGTACGCCACCAACATGAGACTCAAGTTCTCCATCGTGGCCTTGGGTTTGGAAGTTATCACCATCATCCTGTTTGCAGTCTTTGTGGTTTACGATGACGGCAAAGCTCACGGCCACGATGCGCACGGCGGCAACGACACGGGCAACCACCGGCCGGAAATGGAGCTCTATCCCA TGTTCCAGGATGTCCACGTTATGATCTTCATCGGCTTTGGCTTCTTGATGACCTTCCTAAAGCGATATGGCTTCAGCAGCGTGGGCATCAACCTGCTACTGGCCGCCTTCGGCCTGCAGTGGGGCCTCCTCATGCAGGGCGTATGGCACCTGGATGACGGCAAGATTAAGATCAACATCTTTAA AATCATCAATGCGGACTTCAGTACAGCCACAGTCCTGATCTCCTTCGGAGCAGTTCTTGGTAAAACCAGTCCCGTACAGTTGCTCATCATGACCATCCTGGAAATCAGCATCTTCTCCATCAACGAGCATCTGGTGGCAGAAGTCATGCGG GCTAATGACGTGGGGGCCTCCATGATCATCCATGCCTACGGAGCCTATTTCGGTTTGGCCGTGGCTCGAGTTCTTTACCGACCCGGTCTGAGGAACGGGCACGAGAATGACGGCTCTGTTTACCATTCTGATATGTTTGCTATGATTG GGACCGTGTTCCTCTGGATGTTCTGGCCTAGTTTCAACTCAGCCATTGCCGACCCGGGCTTCACCCAGCTCACTGCGGTGATCAACACTTACCTCTCCCTGGCCGCCTGCGTACTCTCCGCCTACGCCATCTCCAGCCTGGTGGAGCACAAAGGAAAACTGGATATG GTGCACATTCAGAACGCCACACTGGCCGGTGGCGTCGCCGTGGGAACGTGTGCCGACATGAGCATTGGGCCCTTTGGGGCGATGCTGATCGGATTAGTGGCTGGCATCATTTCCACACTGGGCTTCAAGTACCTGACT CCTGTTCTGGCATCTAATCTGGGCATCCAGGATACCTGCGGTGTGCACAATCTACACGGTATGCCGGGCATCCTCGGAGGCTTGGCTGGCATCGTGGCTGTGGCTTTGGGGAAAAAGGATGG AGGGCAAGCCACCATGCAAGCCGCCGCCTTGGCTTCGTCCCTCGGTTTCGCTTTGGTCGGAGGGGCTATCACAG GTTTAATAATGAAGCTGCCTATTTGGGGACAACCTCCTGACCAGAACTGCTTCGATGACTCTCTTTACTGGGAG GTCCCtgcggaggaagaggagaatgaGGAGAGCTTGGCTCACGCAGATCACTCGAAGAACAAAGCAGATGTTTAA
- the si:ch211-22i13.2 gene encoding pinin isoform X1: MSTKAECRVSSSSSRMDDKSRGREKKKRKRSRSRSSSSSSSSSSSSSSSSASSSASSSSSGSSSPSSSSSRSSSRSSDSRSKSRKQSKKRKKDKPKKHKGRKEKRHKRKKEKKSKGGEEDSGPVQISKYLKERKKGRKYSMISGKKIKMKVKKSKKDKQRDKNRAELLEFLNSTL, translated from the exons ATG TCAACAAAAGCGGAATGCAGAGTGTCCAGTTCCAGCTCCAGGATGGATGACAAGAGCAGAG gtagagaaaaaaagaagcgtAAACGCAGCCGTAGTAGatcgtcctcttcctcctcgtcgtcgtcgtcgtcctccagTTCGTCGTCGGCTTCGTCTTCAGCGTCCTCTTCTTCATCGGGATCGTCGTCACCCTCGTCCAGCAGCAGTCGGAGTAGCTCCAGAAGCAGCG ACTCCCGCAGTAAGTCCAGAAAGCAatcaaagaaaaggaaaaaggacAAACCCAAAAAG CACAAGGGGAGGAAAGAAAAGCGACATAAAcgtaaaaaggaaaagaaatccAAAGGCGGCGAAGAAGATTCTGGGCCGGTTCAGATATCCAAG TACTTGAAGGAAAGGAAGAAAGGGAGGAAGTACAGCATGATTTCAGGAAAGAAGATAAAGATGAAAGTAAAGAAGTCAAAAAAAGATAAACAG CGGGACAAAAATCGAGCTGAACTTCTGGAGTTCTTGAACTCGACCTTGTGA
- the si:ch211-22i13.2 gene encoding pinin isoform X2 has translation MDDKSRGREKKKRKRSRSRSSSSSSSSSSSSSSSSASSSASSSSSGSSSPSSSSSRSSSRSSDSRSKSRKQSKKRKKDKPKKHKGRKEKRHKRKKEKKSKGGEEDSGPVQISKYLKERKKGRKYSMISGKKIKMKVKKSKKDKQRDKNRAELLEFLNSTL, from the exons ATGGATGACAAGAGCAGAG gtagagaaaaaaagaagcgtAAACGCAGCCGTAGTAGatcgtcctcttcctcctcgtcgtcgtcgtcgtcctccagTTCGTCGTCGGCTTCGTCTTCAGCGTCCTCTTCTTCATCGGGATCGTCGTCACCCTCGTCCAGCAGCAGTCGGAGTAGCTCCAGAAGCAGCG ACTCCCGCAGTAAGTCCAGAAAGCAatcaaagaaaaggaaaaaggacAAACCCAAAAAG CACAAGGGGAGGAAAGAAAAGCGACATAAAcgtaaaaaggaaaagaaatccAAAGGCGGCGAAGAAGATTCTGGGCCGGTTCAGATATCCAAG TACTTGAAGGAAAGGAAGAAAGGGAGGAAGTACAGCATGATTTCAGGAAAGAAGATAAAGATGAAAGTAAAGAAGTCAAAAAAAGATAAACAG CGGGACAAAAATCGAGCTGAACTTCTGGAGTTCTTGAACTCGACCTTGTGA